The Glycine soja cultivar W05 chromosome 3, ASM419377v2, whole genome shotgun sequence genome window below encodes:
- the LOC114407123 gene encoding zinc finger protein ZAT5-like, with translation MQKQEELNAECKDHMQIIKGKRTKRQRLPSPLRLTMSTTCSSLGGRSSTENSLGFDLPTTSNESRNEEEDMANCLILLAQGDRNNSTPKPSHNNKGGLYLYECKTCNRCFPSFQALGGHRASHKKYYSKASAEEKQGVLATFVNEVDNNNNHNHDDYYCDTTSTTLTLQLSTALYNNNNSSSNTRMSTINAKCKVHECSICGAEFSSGQALGGHMRRHRNFGSAPTCGAINANRESKKHNKDVLNLDLNLPAPEDDHHRESKLFPFQAKEKVIVFSATSSLVDCHY, from the coding sequence ATGCAAAAGCAAGAGGAATTGAATGCCGAGTGCAAGGATCACATGCAAATCATCAAGGGCAAGCGCACGAAGCGACAAAGGCTTCCATCTCCACTTAGGTTAACCATGTCAACAACATGTTCCAGTTTAGGAGGAAGAAGCAGCACCGAAAATTCCCTAGGATTTGATCTACCAACAACCTCAAATGAATCAAGGAACGAAGAGGAAGACATGGCAAATTGTTTGATTCTCTTAGCTCAAGGTGATCGCAACAATAGTACCCCAAAACCCTCACACAACAACAAGGGGGGGTTATACCTTTATGAGTGCAAGACTTGTAACCGATGCTTCCCTTCATTTCAAGCCCTTGGTGGCCACAGAGCCAGCCACAAGAAATATTATTCCAAGGCAAGTGCAGAAGAAAAGCAAGGAGTTCTTGCAACTTTTGTGAATGAAgtggataataataataatcataatcatgaTGATTATTATTGTGACACCACAAGCACCACCCTCACCTTACAATTATCAACGGctttgtataataataataatagtagcaGCAACACTAGGATGAGTACTATTAATGCTAAGTGTAAAGTTCATGAGTGTTCCATATGTGGGGCAGAATTTTCATCTGGGCAAGCCTTGGGGGGACACATGAGAAGGCATAGAAATTTTGGGAGTGCACCTACGTGTGGGGCAATTAATGCAAATAGAGAATCCAAGAAACACAACAAAGATGTTTTGAACTTGGACTTGAATCTTCCGGCACCTGAGGATGATCATCACAGAGAATCCAAGTTGTTTCCTTTTCAGGCcaaagaaaaagttattgtcttctCAGCAACTTCTTCTTTGGTGGATTGCCATTACTAA